The sequence CCTGGCCGAGCTGGAGGCCGCCGGCGCCAAGGGCGACCAGCGCCGCAAGGTCCGTGAGGGCGCTGAGCGCGAGATGCGCCAGCTCCGCGACCGGGCCCAGCGCGAGCTGGACCGTCTGGACGAGGTCTGGAGCCGCTTCAAGAACCTCAAGGTCCAGGACCTTGAGGGCGACGAGCTGCTCTACCGCGAGATGCGCGACCGCTTCGGCCGCTACTTCCGCGGTGGCATGGGCGCCCAGGCCATCCAGGAGCGTCTGACCAACTTCGACCTCGACCTCGAGGCCGAGAACCTGCGCGAGACGATCCGCAGCGGCAAGGGCCAGAAGAAGGCCCGCGCGCTCAAGCGTCTCAAGGTCGTGTCCGCGTTCCTGAACACCCGCAACTCGCCCAACGGCATGGTTCTGGACTGCATCCCGGTCATCCCGCCGGACCTGCGCCCGATGGTGCAGCTCGACGGTGGCCGGTTCGCGACCTCGGACCTGAACGACCTGTACCGCCGTGTGATCAACCGGAACAACCGCCTCAAGCGTCTCCTCGACCTCGGCGCCCCCGAGATCATCGTGAACAACGAGAAGCGGATGCTCCAGGAGGCCGTCGACGCGCTGTTCGACAACGGCCGCCGCGGCCGCCCGGTCACGGGTCCCGGCAACCGCCCGCTGAAGTCCCTCAGCGACATGCTGAAGGGCAAGCAGGGCCGGTTCCGCCAGAACCTGCTGGGCAAGCGAGTCGACTACTCCGGCCGTTCGGTCATCGTCGTCGGCCCGCAGCTGAAGCTGCACCAGTGCGGTCTGCCCAAGCAGATGGCGCTGGAGCTCTTCAAGCCGTTCGTGATGAAGCGCCTGGTCGATCTCAACCACGCGCAGAACATCAAGTCGGCCAAGCGGATGGTCGAGCGTGCCCGCCCGGTCGTCTGGGATGTCCTCGAAGAGGTCATCACCGAGCACCCGGTGCTGCTCAACCGTGCGCCCACGCTGCACCGTCTGGGCATCCAGGCCTTCGAGCCGCAGCTGGTCGAGGGCAAGGCCATCCAGATCCACCCGCTCGTCTGCACCGCGTTCAACGCGGACTTCGACGGTGACCAGATGGCCGTGCACCTGCCGCTGTCGGCCGAGGCGCAGGCCGAGGCCCGCATCCTGATGCTGTCGACCAACAACATCCTGAAGCCGGCCGACGGCAAGCCCGTGACCATGCCCACCCAGGACATGATCATCGGCCTGTACTCGCTGACCACCCTCAAGGACGACGACGAGGACGCTCCCGGCCAGGGCAGGGTCTTCGGCTCGGTGTCCGAGGCGCTCATGGCCTATGACCGGCGCGAGCTGGACATCCAGGCCAAGATCCAGATCCGGTTGAAGGGTGAGGTCCCGCCGCCCCGCGGCTGGACTGCCCCCGAGGGCTGGGAGCCGGGTGACAGCTACCGCCTGGAGACCACGCTCGGCCGCTGCCTGTTCAACCAGACGCTGCCGGCGAACTACCCGTACGTGAACTCCCAGGTCGGCAAGAAGCAGCTCTCGGCGATCGTCAACGAGCTGGCCGAGAAGTACCCCAAGGTGGAGGTGGCGGCCGCGCTCGACGCGCTCAAGGACGCCGGCTTCTACTGGGCCACCCGGGCCGGTGTGACGATCTCCATCGAGGACGTCATCTCGCCGCCCAACAAGGCGGCGATCATGGAGACGTACGAGCGCAGGGCCGACAAGGTCCAGCGCGAGTACGAGCGCGGTCTCATCACGGACGAGGAGCGCCGTCAGGAGCTCATCGAGATCTGGACGCACGCGACCAGTGACGTGACCGACGACATGCAGAAGGCGTTCCCGAAGACCAACCCGGTCTGGATGATGGTCCAGTCGGGCGCCCGAGGAAACCTGATGCAGGTCCGGCAGATCTCCGGTATCCGCGGTCTGGTGTCCAACACCAAGGGTGAGACGATCCCGCGTCCGATCAAGGCCTCGTTCCGCGAGGGCCTGTCGGTGCTGGAGTACTTCATCTCCACCCACGGACAGCGGAAGGGTCTGGCGGACACCGCGCTGCGGACCGCCGACTCGGGTTACCTGACCCGTCGTCTGGTGGACGTCGCGCAGGACGTCATCGTCCGTGAGATCGACTGCGGCACCGACCGCGGGGTCCCGCTGCACGTCGGCGAGCGTGACTCCCAGGGCAACCTGGTCAAGGCGGAGAACGCCGAGAGCAACGTGCACGGCCGCATCATGGCCGAGGACGTCGAGGTGGACGGCAAGGTCATCGCGTCCGCGGGGGTCGACATCAACGACACCCACGTCACCGCGCTGGTCGAGGCCGGAGTGGAGACCGTCAGGACCCGCAGCGCTCTCGTCTGCGAGGCCAAGATCGGTGTCTGCGCCACCTGCTACGGCCGCTCGCTCGCGACCGGCAAGCTCGTGGACGTCGGCGAGGCGGTCGGCATCATCGCCGCCCAGTCGATCGGCGAGCCGGGCACCCAGCTGACGATGCGTACCTTCCACACCGGTGGTGTGGCGGGTGCGGACATCACCCACGGTCTGCCCCGTGTGCAGGAGCTCTTCGAGGCGCGCGTCCCCAAGGGCGTCGCCCCGATCAGCGAGGCCGAGGGCCGGGTCCGGATCGACGAGACGGACAAGTCCCGCAAGATCGTGATCGTCCCGGACGATGGTTCGGAGGAGGTCGCCTACCCGGTCTCCATGCGGTCGCGCATGCTGGTCTCCGACGGGCAGCGCGTCACGGTCGGTCAGCAGCTGATCGCCGGTGCCGTCAACCCCAACGAGGTACTGCGCATCCTCGGCCCCCGGGCCGTGCAGCTGCACCTGGTGGCCGAGGTCCAGCAGGTCTACCGCTCGCAGGGTGTGTCGATCCACGACAAGCACATCGAGATCATCGTCCGGCAGATGCTCAAGCGCGTGAACGTGCTGGAGTCCGGTGACGCCGACATGCTGCCCGGTGAGCTGGTCGAGCGGCCGCGCTTCGAGCGGATCAACCGCGAGTGCGTGGCCGAGGGCGGTACGCCGGCCTCGGGCCGTCCGGTGCTGATGGGCATCACGAAGGCCTCGCTCGCCACCGAGTCCTGGCTGTCGGCGGCGTCCTTCCAGGAGACCACCCGGGTGCTCACCGACGCGGCGATCCACGCCAAGTCGGACTCGCTGCTCGGTCTCAAGGAGAACGTCATCATCGGAAAGCTCATCCCGGCCGGTACCGGCATGCCGCAGTACCGCAACATCCGGGTCGAGCCCACCGAGGAGGCCAAGGCCGCGATGTACACGGTCGGCGGCTACGACGGCTCCGCGGCGGACTACACCTTCGGTTCGGGCTCCGGCGAGGCCGTGCCGCTGGAGGAGTACGACTTCGGTCAGTACAACCGCTAGACGCCCGGTCGGTACAACCGCTGAGTGATCAAAGCCGGCGCCCGGTCCCTCCCAGAGGGGCCGGGCGCCGTCGCGTGTCCGGCCCGAGATCCGCGGATCTTTCTTGACCGGAACGTTGCGGGGAAAGCCGCGCCTTGATGAAGAGAACGGCCAGAGAAGTCCCCTACTGCCGGTAAACTCGTTATGGACCCAGCAGCGGTCGGCCGGAAACCGATCGCGGGAGTCACGACACGCACGCGGGCGCTTGTAACGGTGCTCGATGGGCGCAGCCGTTTTGACGTGTTGCGTTGGACTAGGTAGTCTTTCCCTTCGTGCCCGTGGCTTCATGGGCTCTCATGCGTGCGCGTCGACAGGTTTCCCACGGGGAGTCGGCAGAGGCGCCGTATGGCCTCCTCCACTGGCCTGGCCGAGGATGTGGCGCGATACATGCGCGACACGCCCGACCGCGTGGGTCGGAGTGGATGGAAAATCCGCAGGTCATGACACCGGCAGTGCCTGCAAAAAGCACAATATTCGAATCACCGGCAAGCACGAACGGAGACGCGGTGCCTACGATTCAGCAGCTGGTCCGCAAGGGCCGCCAGGATAAGGTCACCAAGACCAAGACCCCGGCGCTCAAGGCCAGCCCCCAGCGACGCGGCACCTGCATGCGCGTTTACACCACGACCCCCAAGAAGCCGAACTCCGCCCTCCGCAAGGTCGCGCGTGTCCGGCTCACCAACGGCATCGAGGTCACGGCCTACATCCCGGGTGTCGGCCACAACCTCCAGGAGCACTCCATCGTGCTCGTCCGTGGCGGTCGTGTGAAGGACCTGCCGGGTGTTCGATACAAGATCATCCGCGGCTCGCTGGACACCCAGGGTGTCCGCAACCGCAAGCAGGCCCGTAGCCGTTACGGCGCGAAGAAGGAGAAGTAAGAATGCCTCGCAAGGGTTCTCCTGGCCGTCGTCAGCTCATGGCTGACCCGGTCCACAACTCGCCGCTGGTCACCGCGCTCATCAACAAGGTTCTCCTGGACGGCAAGCGCTCCATCGCGCAGTCCATCGTCTACGGCGCCCTCGAAGGCGCCAAGGAGAAGACCGGCAACGACCCGGTCGTCACCCTGAAGCGCGCGCTGGACAACGTCAAGCCCACCCTTGAGGTCCGCAGCCGCCGTGTCGGTGGCGCGACCTACCAGGTCCCGGTCGAGGTGCGCGCCGCGCGCAGCACCACCCTGGCCCTGCGCTGGCTGGTGCAGTACTCCCGCGCCCGCCGCGAGAAGACCATGACCGAGCGCCTCATGAACGAACTGCTCGACGCCAGCAACGGCCTCGGTGCCAGTGTCAAGAAGCGCGAGGACACCCACAAGATGGCCGAGTCCAACAAGGCCTTCGCCCACTACCGCTGGTAACAGCGGGTTCGACGAGACGACGAGGACGCGAGAGAAGTGGCCACCACGACCGCTCTTGACCTGGCCAAGGTCCGCAACATCGGGATCATGGCCCACATCGACGCGGGCAAGACCACGACGACCGAGCGCATCCTGTTCTACACCGGTATCAACTACAAGATCGGTGAAGTCCACGAGGGCGCAGCCACGATGGACTGGATGGAGCAGGAGCAGGAGCGTGGTATCACCATCACCTCCGCTGCTACGACCTGCGAGTGGCTCGGCCACACGATCAACATCATCGACACGCCGGGTCACGTGGACTTCACGATCGAGGTGGAGCGCTCGCTCCGCGTCCTCGACGGTGCCGTCGCCGTGTTCGACGGCGTCGCCGGTGTCGAGCCGCAGTCCGAGACGGTGTGGCGTCAGGCCGACCGCTACGAGGTTCCCCGGATCTGCTTCGTCAACAAGATGGACCGGGTCGGCGCGGAGTTCCACCGCTGCGTCGACATGATGATCAGCCGCCTGAACGCGACCCCCGCGGTCATCCAGCTTCCCTGGGGCGTCGAGGCTGACTTCAAGGGCGTCATCGACCTGGTGAAGATGAAGGGCCTGCTCTGGAGCGCCGAGGCGGCCAAGGGCGAGATGTACGAGACCGTGGACATCCCGGCGGAGCACG comes from Streptosporangium roseum DSM 43021 and encodes:
- a CDS encoding DNA-directed RNA polymerase subunit beta', translated to MLDVNFFDELRIGLATADDIRQWSHGEVKKPETINYRTLKPEKDGLFCEKIFGPTRDWECYCGKYKRVRFKGIICERCGVEVTRAKVRRERMGHIELAAPVTHIWYFKGVPSRLGYLLDLAPKDLEKVIYFAAYMITHVDKEMRERDLPSLEAKISVERQHVEQRRDADIEARQKKLENDLAELEAAGAKGDQRRKVREGAEREMRQLRDRAQRELDRLDEVWSRFKNLKVQDLEGDELLYREMRDRFGRYFRGGMGAQAIQERLTNFDLDLEAENLRETIRSGKGQKKARALKRLKVVSAFLNTRNSPNGMVLDCIPVIPPDLRPMVQLDGGRFATSDLNDLYRRVINRNNRLKRLLDLGAPEIIVNNEKRMLQEAVDALFDNGRRGRPVTGPGNRPLKSLSDMLKGKQGRFRQNLLGKRVDYSGRSVIVVGPQLKLHQCGLPKQMALELFKPFVMKRLVDLNHAQNIKSAKRMVERARPVVWDVLEEVITEHPVLLNRAPTLHRLGIQAFEPQLVEGKAIQIHPLVCTAFNADFDGDQMAVHLPLSAEAQAEARILMLSTNNILKPADGKPVTMPTQDMIIGLYSLTTLKDDDEDAPGQGRVFGSVSEALMAYDRRELDIQAKIQIRLKGEVPPPRGWTAPEGWEPGDSYRLETTLGRCLFNQTLPANYPYVNSQVGKKQLSAIVNELAEKYPKVEVAAALDALKDAGFYWATRAGVTISIEDVISPPNKAAIMETYERRADKVQREYERGLITDEERRQELIEIWTHATSDVTDDMQKAFPKTNPVWMMVQSGARGNLMQVRQISGIRGLVSNTKGETIPRPIKASFREGLSVLEYFISTHGQRKGLADTALRTADSGYLTRRLVDVAQDVIVREIDCGTDRGVPLHVGERDSQGNLVKAENAESNVHGRIMAEDVEVDGKVIASAGVDINDTHVTALVEAGVETVRTRSALVCEAKIGVCATCYGRSLATGKLVDVGEAVGIIAAQSIGEPGTQLTMRTFHTGGVAGADITHGLPRVQELFEARVPKGVAPISEAEGRVRIDETDKSRKIVIVPDDGSEEVAYPVSMRSRMLVSDGQRVTVGQQLIAGAVNPNEVLRILGPRAVQLHLVAEVQQVYRSQGVSIHDKHIEIIVRQMLKRVNVLESGDADMLPGELVERPRFERINRECVAEGGTPASGRPVLMGITKASLATESWLSAASFQETTRVLTDAAIHAKSDSLLGLKENVIIGKLIPAGTGMPQYRNIRVEPTEEAKAAMYTVGGYDGSAADYTFGSGSGEAVPLEEYDFGQYNR
- the rpsL gene encoding 30S ribosomal protein S12; translation: MPTIQQLVRKGRQDKVTKTKTPALKASPQRRGTCMRVYTTTPKKPNSALRKVARVRLTNGIEVTAYIPGVGHNLQEHSIVLVRGGRVKDLPGVRYKIIRGSLDTQGVRNRKQARSRYGAKKEK
- the rpsG gene encoding 30S ribosomal protein S7 — its product is MPRKGSPGRRQLMADPVHNSPLVTALINKVLLDGKRSIAQSIVYGALEGAKEKTGNDPVVTLKRALDNVKPTLEVRSRRVGGATYQVPVEVRAARSTTLALRWLVQYSRARREKTMTERLMNELLDASNGLGASVKKREDTHKMAESNKAFAHYRW